A stretch of Pseudomonas taetrolens DNA encodes these proteins:
- a CDS encoding NRDE family protein, which translates to MCLIVFAWRPGHAQPLVVAANRDEFYARPAMPLAQWAEAPHVYAGRDIEAGGTWLGIGADGRFAALTNIREPHRPPSRRSRGELVSEFLIGNQSIGEYFADVGRRSVEYAGFNLLLGTRDQLWHFNSRELAAQPLSAGIYGLSNAGLDTPWPKLLKAKAALAEVLGDPQPQSLLALLKDTQTAPFSELPDTGVGLATESLLSSVFITSTSYGTRASTALIVKADGSRLMVEYSFGPLGGRLGEVRIEV; encoded by the coding sequence ATGTGCCTGATTGTCTTTGCTTGGCGCCCCGGTCACGCACAACCGCTGGTGGTTGCTGCCAACCGCGATGAATTTTATGCCCGCCCCGCCATGCCCTTGGCGCAGTGGGCCGAAGCGCCCCATGTGTATGCAGGGCGCGACATCGAAGCTGGCGGCACCTGGCTGGGCATTGGCGCCGATGGCCGCTTTGCGGCACTGACCAATATTCGCGAGCCCCATCGCCCGCCTTCACGGCGCTCCCGCGGCGAGCTGGTCTCTGAGTTTTTGATCGGAAACCAGTCAATTGGCGAGTACTTTGCCGACGTTGGTCGACGTTCGGTGGAATATGCCGGCTTCAACCTGTTGTTGGGCACCCGCGACCAACTCTGGCATTTCAACTCAAGGGAGTTGGCTGCGCAGCCGTTGAGTGCAGGTATTTATGGGCTGTCGAATGCCGGGCTGGATACCCCGTGGCCCAAGCTGCTGAAAGCCAAGGCAGCGTTGGCCGAAGTGCTGGGCGACCCGCAGCCGCAGTCCTTGTTGGCCTTGCTCAAAGATACGCAAACAGCGCCATTCAGCGAGTTGCCGGATACGGGCGTAGGGCTGGCAACCGAAAGTTTGTTGTCGAGCGTATTTATCACCAGCACCAGCTACGGCACCCGCGCCAGCACGGCATTGATCGTCAAGGCTGACGGTTCAAGGTTGATGGTGGAATACAGCTTCGGGCCACTGGGCGGGCGTTTGGGAGAAGTCAGAATCGAAGTTTGA
- a CDS encoding sulfite exporter TauE/SafE family protein, whose amino-acid sequence MEFLLYLVLGGFAGVLAGLFGVGGGLIIVPVLVFSFTLQGFNTEVLTHLAVGTSLATIIFTSINSIREHHRKGAVRWPLFIWMTLGILIGAGIGALTAEAIAGPHLQKIIGVFAVLIAVQMAFGLQPKASRMVPGKLGLTLAGSVIGWASAIFGIGGGSLTVPFLSWRSVPMQQAVATSAACGLPIAVAGALSFMIIGWHNPDLPAHSLGFIYLPALLGIALTSMFFARFGARLAHKLSPRLLKRLFAALLFCVGLSFLI is encoded by the coding sequence ATGGAATTTCTGCTCTATCTGGTGCTGGGAGGCTTTGCCGGTGTTCTCGCCGGGCTGTTTGGTGTCGGTGGCGGGCTTATCATCGTGCCGGTGCTGGTGTTCAGTTTCACCCTGCAGGGCTTCAATACCGAGGTGCTGACGCATTTGGCCGTCGGCACGTCATTGGCTACGATTATCTTTACTTCGATCAATTCGATTCGTGAGCACCACCGCAAGGGTGCCGTGCGCTGGCCGTTGTTTATCTGGATGACGCTGGGCATTTTGATCGGTGCAGGCATCGGTGCGCTGACTGCTGAAGCCATCGCGGGGCCGCACCTGCAAAAGATCATTGGGGTGTTCGCGGTGCTGATTGCCGTGCAAATGGCCTTCGGATTACAGCCCAAGGCCAGTCGAATGGTTCCGGGCAAGCTGGGCTTGACCCTGGCGGGCAGTGTGATTGGCTGGGCATCGGCCATTTTCGGGATCGGCGGCGGTTCGCTGACTGTCCCGTTCCTGAGCTGGCGCAGTGTGCCCATGCAGCAGGCTGTGGCGACCTCGGCGGCCTGTGGATTGCCGATAGCGGTGGCAGGTGCATTAAGTTTCATGATCATTGGCTGGCACAACCCGGACTTGCCCGCGCATAGTCTCGGGTTTATTTACTTGCCGGCGCTGCTGGGCATCGCCCTGACCAGCATGTTTTTCGCCCGTTTCGGTGCGCGTTTGGCTCACAAGCTCTCGCCACGCCTGCTGAAACGGCTGTTTGCCGCACTGTTGTTCTGTGTCGGCTTGAGTTTCCTGATCTAA
- the lgt gene encoding prolipoprotein diacylglyceryl transferase, translated as MLPYPQIDPVALAIGPLKIHWYGLMYLIGIGAAWLILSRRLNRFDPTWTKEKLSDLVFWVAMGVIVGGRLGYVLFYDLSAYIANPLLIFEVWKGGMAFHGGLIGVMLATWWFGKRNNKSFFQIMDFIAPVVPIGLGAGRIGNFINAELWGKATDVPWAMIFPTDPQQLARHPSQLYQFALEGVALFLILWLYSRKPRPTMAVSGMFALFYGIFRFIVEFVRVPDAQLGYLAFGWVTMGQILCIPMIAGGLLLIWWAYHRDPAAQKAAS; from the coding sequence ATGCTGCCTTACCCGCAGATTGACCCGGTGGCATTGGCCATCGGACCGCTGAAAATCCATTGGTACGGTTTGATGTACCTGATCGGCATTGGCGCAGCCTGGCTGATCCTGTCCCGTCGTCTCAACCGTTTCGACCCGACCTGGACCAAGGAAAAGCTGTCTGACCTGGTGTTCTGGGTGGCGATGGGGGTGATTGTCGGTGGCCGTTTGGGTTATGTGCTGTTTTACGACCTGAGCGCCTACATCGCCAATCCGTTGTTGATTTTCGAAGTCTGGAAAGGCGGCATGGCGTTCCACGGCGGCCTGATCGGCGTGATGCTGGCCACGTGGTGGTTCGGCAAGCGCAACAACAAGTCGTTTTTCCAGATCATGGATTTTATCGCCCCTGTGGTGCCCATCGGCCTGGGCGCGGGGCGCATTGGCAACTTCATCAACGCCGAGTTGTGGGGCAAGGCCACCGATGTGCCTTGGGCGATGATTTTTCCGACCGATCCGCAGCAATTGGCACGTCATCCGTCGCAGCTGTATCAGTTTGCGCTGGAAGGTGTGGCATTGTTCCTGATTCTTTGGCTGTATTCGCGTAAACCGCGTCCAACCATGGCGGTTTCCGGGATGTTCGCCCTGTTCTACGGCATCTTCCGCTTTATCGTCGAGTTCGTCCGGGTGCCGGATGCTCAATTGGGCTATCTGGCGTTTGGCTGGGTCACCATGGGGCAAATCCTTTGCATTCCGATGATCGCCGGCGGACTGTTACTGATCTGGTGGGCTTACCATCGTGATCCAGCGGCTCAAAAAGCTGCGTCATAA
- a CDS encoding thymidylate synthase codes for MKQYLELVANVIKNGTLQANRTGVKTISLPGAMLRYDLKEGFPAITTRRMAFKSAIGEMCGFLRPVNSAADFRALGCKVWDQNANENAQWLANPFRQGEDDLGEIYGVQWRKWPAYKQIGRGNQAAIELALSQGYRQIAEGEEDGQPYVVLYKAIDQVRQCVDTIINDPGSRRILFHGWNCAQLDEMALPPCHLLYQFHPNVETKEISLTLYIRSNDLGLGTPFNLTEGAALLSLIGRLTGYTPRWFTYFIGDAHVYENHLDMLNEQLTREPFPMPKLVISDRVPEFARTGVYQPEWLGLIEPGDFSLEGYQHHAPMTAPMAV; via the coding sequence ATGAAGCAATACCTCGAACTCGTTGCCAACGTCATCAAAAATGGCACCTTGCAAGCCAACCGCACCGGCGTGAAGACCATCAGCCTGCCTGGGGCGATGTTGCGCTACGACCTCAAAGAAGGCTTTCCGGCCATCACCACCCGACGCATGGCATTCAAGTCCGCGATCGGCGAAATGTGTGGCTTCTTGCGTCCAGTGAACAGCGCTGCCGACTTCCGCGCCCTGGGGTGCAAGGTGTGGGACCAGAACGCCAACGAAAACGCACAGTGGCTGGCGAATCCGTTCCGTCAGGGCGAAGACGATCTCGGCGAGATCTATGGCGTGCAATGGCGCAAGTGGCCTGCCTACAAGCAGATTGGGCGCGGCAATCAGGCCGCCATCGAGCTGGCACTGAGCCAGGGTTATCGCCAGATTGCCGAAGGAGAGGAAGACGGCCAGCCCTACGTGGTGCTGTACAAGGCCATCGACCAGGTGCGTCAGTGTGTCGACACCATCATCAATGATCCGGGCAGCCGCCGTATTTTGTTCCATGGCTGGAACTGCGCCCAGCTGGACGAAATGGCTCTGCCGCCGTGCCACCTGCTGTACCAGTTCCACCCGAATGTCGAGACCAAGGAGATCTCCCTGACGCTCTACATTCGCTCCAACGATCTGGGCCTGGGCACGCCGTTCAACCTGACCGAAGGCGCAGCGCTGTTGAGCCTGATCGGCCGACTGACCGGCTACACGCCGCGCTGGTTCACCTATTTCATCGGTGATGCTCACGTGTACGAGAACCACCTGGACATGCTCAACGAACAGCTGACCCGCGAGCCGTTCCCGATGCCAAAACTGGTGATCTCGGACCGCGTTCCGGAGTTCGCCAGGACGGGTGTCTACCAGCCGGAGTGGCTGGGGCTGATCGAGCCGGGCGACTTCAGCCTCGAAGGCTATCAGCACCATGCTCCCATGACCGCGCCGATGGCGGTGTAA
- a CDS encoding winged helix-turn-helix transcriptional regulator — MAKQQILAQSECPVARTLEAIGDRWILMILREAFDDVRRFSEFQKRLGLAKNILTVKLKMLVELGVFEIQPASDGSAYKEYVLTEMGRAVFPVVVSMRQWGERFMFSKGESFSILLDKERSEPVETITVRSKAGKVLTPADSYRRVITRDV, encoded by the coding sequence ATGGCCAAGCAGCAAATACTGGCTCAAAGCGAATGTCCGGTGGCCCGCACGCTTGAGGCGATCGGCGACCGCTGGATCTTGATGATCTTGCGCGAAGCGTTCGACGACGTTCGCCGCTTCAGCGAGTTCCAGAAACGTCTTGGCCTTGCCAAAAATATTCTGACCGTGAAACTCAAAATGTTGGTCGAACTGGGCGTGTTCGAAATCCAGCCGGCGTCCGATGGCAGCGCCTACAAGGAATACGTGTTGACCGAAATGGGACGCGCGGTGTTTCCCGTGGTCGTCAGCATGCGCCAATGGGGCGAGCGGTTTATGTTCAGTAAAGGCGAGAGTTTTTCGATATTGCTCGACAAAGAGCGGTCGGAGCCGGTTGAAACCATCACCGTGCGCTCCAAAGCGGGCAAGGTGTTGACCCCGGCAGACAGTTATAGGCGCGTCATCACGCGTGACGTGTGA